The following nucleotide sequence is from Bos taurus isolate L1 Dominette 01449 registration number 42190680 breed Hereford chromosome 3, ARS-UCD2.0, whole genome shotgun sequence.
GGGTTCTGACCCTGAGTGTCCCCTCAGCAGCAGGAGAAAGGCCAggcccactgccttctctgtgtccCCTCATCTGTCACTGCCGGTCACGACACCTATCTCCCTCCCAGATCCACTGAGGATCTGGTGTGAAGATGGCAGTGAGGTGACCTACTTCACTCCCCTGGACTGTGAGTCCCAGAAGGAAGGTTCTGAGATTTAGTTGAAGGATTAATAGAAGGTTTTGAAATAGGCTTTTCTGGGATCATATCCGGAATCTACTGTCTACTAGCTGTATCTTAAAATCTTTATAAACCTGATTTTCCACTCGGACCTGGAGACAACAGATCTAGGTCATAGCTGGTGAGGACGAAGCAGGCAGCAATGGCAGCAGTATCTTGATGCCTGGCACAGCCTTCGCTCTTAGTAAGTGGCGGTTATTACACTCAGAACAAGTTTGTAGAAGGACTGAGTGAATGAAAATGGAGACCTTGCTGCCTTCAGAGTCCAAAATTCCACCTTTCTTAGGTCCAGAAATCCAGTTTTCTCTACTCTAATCCCTGTCGTGTTGCCACACACTCCACTGGCCCCAGATCAAGcaggggacagagaagcctctaGGGAAAGATCCTGGGAGGTGCAGTGTGTCCTGGGGTTCTGACGGGAAAGGCTGGGTACACCCTCCTGGGTGTGGCCCACCCACCTGAGTGGGGCAATGCTCCAAGAAGCAGAGAGCGAACACAGCCGCAGGGCTCCCAGCCCCGGGAAGCTCCCGGCTAAGCCTTATAAAGGGACCAGTCTCTGTCCAGTGAGCATCTCACTCGTCCTTCTCCTTGGTGACATCTCCTCTGATCAGGTAAGTCTGCTCCGGCCTATCTACCTTTTCTAGGAGGAGCCGGGAAGCAGCTCTGGGAGGGGATGCAGGAGCCTGTGGTCCAGTCCCGACTCTGCTGCCAACATGCTGAGGTCCCATCTGTGTGGCAAGATGACCAATACTCCCTGCTCCTCCACTGGCTCCTTGGTGATGCTCTTGTGGACACGTGCCCAGTGGGAGCTGAGAACACTCCCCCTCctcttgctttcttccttctctggacTCACCTGATTATCAGGTCAAAAAACCCACCGACCTCACCCTTGATGAGAGTGGGAGCCCCAGCCAAAGCCTTAACCCCAGGCTTGGGACCCCCACTCACCATAACTCTGGTGAGACGTCCTGCCCTGACCTGGGTAAAAGACTGATCAACCAGagctccccacctcctcccagcaGGAAAATGCTCAGGGACCATCTGCACGCAGGGCTTGGCTCTGGTCTTGGCCACGTTGACAGAAGCCTTGGGTGGGTCCTCTTACTGACAGAACAGTGGGCTCTTTCTCCTACATCAGAAGGCAGGGGGGTTTGTCTTAGATGCTGACACGCGTGACTCAGGGTCATGTCCTGGCTGCATAGGAAAGTCTGGCATGGGAGGGCTGCTCTGTCCAGTTTCTCTGGCTGGGGTCCAGGGCAGCCTAGACCTCTGACTGCTGGGGGAAGAACCTGCTTAGGGAAGTCAGACGTTCTCTTTATTTTAATGAGGTCAAGCCTTGGAGATGCACATAGTGCCCAGTAACAGAAAATCGGAAGGACCCCCATCTCCCACATTCCACTCAACAGCCTGGAGCTGGGGCAGCTATTTCTGTTCACTCCCAACCCCAGGCTGATTCTGATCCCcagtccctctttctctctcagggGTGGTCCAGGAAGGCCCCCACCAGGGCTCAGGACAGGACTGCATTTCTGTCCACTTATTGTAGAGCTTGCTTTATGGTCCAGGTGGGTTTCTAGGGAGTCTTCCTGAAGCAGCCCAGGAGGCTCAGACCAGATCAGAGGTGACACTGTGCTGCCCCTGTGACTCTGACCCTGATGCTGAACCTGGAGGAGATGGATTTGCTGCTGTTTGGGGTGTGGGGTCATTCAAAAGCTCTGGTTGCTGGGTCCCACCTCAGGCTCAGTCTTATTACTGGGGCTGACCCCCCCGTCTCTGCTTCCACATGCTGTGGTCCTCCCCACAGTGGAGTCTGCCAATCTCCTTCACCTACTCACACCCTGAGCTGTGGGGACCCAGCCCCAAGCTTGGTTGGGCCCTCCTGCTGCTCAGCTACTCCTTCCACCATGCAGAGAAGCAATTTCTTGTGCTCCAAATGAGCCATGCTTTTGCTGGCTGCTCAGTCCCCATCCAGGTGTCCTAACTTGGGGACCCTCCCCTGGGGGAAGGACACAAAAGTCACTGATTCCTCTCTGGCAGCTCTTTGGAAGCCAAGATGAGCAGCTCTCAGCTTGAGCAGGCCATTACAGACTTGATCAACCTGTTTCACAAATACTCGGGATCCGATGACACCATCGAGAAGGAGGACCTGCTGCGGCTGATGAAGGACAACTTCCCCAACTTCCTCGGTGCCTGTGTGAGTGGGGTTCTGGTCCCCCATGGTGACTGGGTCCTGGCATGACTGAGGACCCTTTCCtgggtgactttggacaagtcccTCTCATTCTCTGATCCTcactttctcatctgcaaaagggCATCATAGAACTTCCTATCCTGACCTATATCAGGGCTTAAAGAGATGATGTATGTGGCAAAGTAGGAAAATGTGTGCATATAAGTAGTTGATGATAAGTTATCAAAAAGCGCTACAGCTGGAGGGCAGTGATGGGTCCCCTCTCGCCTGTCCCAGCTTCTGTATGAGACTCAAACTCTTCTGCTCAGATCTTGAGAGGCTCTAGAGGCTCCCCTCAGGGTTCTTGAGATCAGAGGGAAGGTGACAGAAATTCCATCATTGGCagaatttttttaataggaacaaaattttatttatttatctagaaatatatttgatttacaatgttgtgttagttcaagcgtacaacatagtgatttgatacttttatagattatactccatcaAAGTTGCTGGAACACATTGGTAATATTTTCTATGCTGTGTTTGCatctttttatctctctctttttttatacctagtagtttgtacctgttaatccccttcccctatcttgcccctccacCTATCCCTCTCACCTCTGGAACAACTAGGTTGCTTTCTGTATAAATGCACTCCTGACAGAATTTAACCCCTCCTTTTACAACGCATTTGCTGACCTGCTTTAACCCGACAATTAGAATATTCTGaatgaattacaaaaaaaaaaaatgaggttgctgctgctgctgctgctaagtcgcttcagttgtgtccaactctgtgcgatcccatagatggcagcccaccaggctcccccgtccctgggattctccagccaagaacactggagtgggttgccatttccttctccaaaaaaaaagaggttaCTAGGTAACAAAGAGGTTAGGTAAGTAAGAAAATGAAACTCAAAGCATGTAGGATCCTGGAggccaaaaagagaaaataggagAGGAGGGTTAGGTTGACGATGACAAGGATggagtttatttattatttattgatttaattgaagtatagtcaatAATAGAGTTATAATATATAGTTATAATATagttataatattgtgttagtttcaggtatgcaacaCAGTGATTCGGTTATATTTACATATGAGtagttactcttgcctggaaaatcccatgaatggaggagcctggtaggctgtagtccatggggtcgctaagagtcggacacaactgagtgacttccctttcacttttcacttttctgcattggagaaggaaatggcaacccactccagtgttcttgcctggagaatcccagggatgggggagcctggtgggctgccgtctgtggggttgcacagagttggacacaactgaagtgacttagcagcagcagcagcagcagcagcagcagggcttatttggggcttccctggtagctcaactggtaaagaacccacctgtaatacaggagaccctggtttgattcctgggtcaggaagttcctctggagaagggatagataacccactccagtattcttgcctggagaatctccatggacagatgagcctggtgggctacagttcatggagtcgttAACAGTCAGGCAGACTGAGCACAGCGCAGCGTTTATTTGAGTCCCGGAACAGAACTTAGGTAGGTTCAGCCTTGTAGGGGGTTGAGGGGGTGTTTTGGGGCTGGAGACCACCCACCAGCACACTGATCAGGGCAACTCAGGGCAGAGTCTGCTCACCATGTGAGTCTCTCATCCAAGTTCACATTTGGGGAAGGACTGTCTGTTGAACTGCAGGGAAATGTCAATATCCCTACCTCATCCCACACCTCCCCTCCTCAATGCCACACCAGACAcctttgggctgtgctgggtcctcatttttctatctctgcctcttcctcttctcccagcTCATCGCTCTTGTGGGGATGAATTTgccttgttttgtgttttttcccaCAGGAGAAAAGGGGCAGAGATTACTTGTCCAATATCTTTGAGAAACAAGACAAGAATAAGGACCGGAAGATTGACTTTTCTGAGTTCCTGTCCTTGCTGGCGGACATAGCCACAGACTATCACAACCACAGCCACGGAGCACAGCTCTGTTCTGGGGGAaatcagtgagcccagaggcctCCGGACAACCCAAGAAACAATAAAGTGTCTTTTCTCACCAGAAACTTGTGTTACTTCCTCCTTTTTGTTGCTGCATGTAGCTCAGAGAGAATACACAATGGTCAGTTACCTGCTTTGAAGATTCCCCAGTATATGAGCAAATTCTTCCCAGCAAATCTCCTTCCCAGTGTACAGCGGTGATGAGAGTTTTTGCAAAGAAAATTAACAAGTTTATTGTCTAAGAGGAAACATCTCCTGAGGAAATACACAGACAGGCAGATTCACAATCACTCTGTGTGGTTTCAACACATGCCCACCTCCAAACACCCTCATTCACACAATCCCAACCATCTAAATGATGCAGTTGCTTCTGAAGACCCTGGAATGTGGCCAGCGCATTTCCCTGGGAGATCAGTCTCTTGCTCTGTACCCCCAGCCCTCACCGCCTGTAGGGACCCAGGGTCAGGGTGTCTCTCTGGCCAGAGCGGGCAAGAGATTCCCCACCTTCATCAATTAGGTTGTTCCTCAGCAGAGGAATTATCCTTGGACATTGACAGTTTATATCGGCTATTCCATGCACCTGTGATTAGAGAGAAGAAAAGTGTGAGGCTGTTACCATCCTGTGTTCTGTGCGCTAAGTCTTCTGGCATGCAATTTTTGTCctcagaaaatgaaaactctTTAAGCCAATGGTCCCAGAAGAAAACAGAGTGTACCCCTGTTAGAAGGGCTGGACTATTTCATGTAGGATCTCTGAGTTTCAACTTGACCAACAGTTACAAAATTCTTATTCAAAGGGGAAACATTTCTGCTGAGGAAAATACCTACTGTTATATGTAGTAATCGATGCAGTCtttttaaatgtccttttgaATCAGGTCTGTGTTAATAATAGTTTTACCCTCAATATATCCCCCGCCAAGGCATTGTATACATAAGTGATAATGTATGTTGTCAGATTTCTATAACTGTGTTcaactgaattaaaaataaagaaatgaaggaacACTCTTATCCCAGATAAAGACAGGTGCACTTACCTTTAGGCTACCCAGAGCCTGTTCCGCAGCCAAGGCATGTGGCAGCTCCTCCACCAGGTCTCCATGGGAGCTGGAGGGGCAAAGGGTCAAGACACTGATGAGGCTGTTCAGGAATCCCTCagcgttttttttttcctgatgggaACATGGGGTGGAGTGTATGCTTAAAGGAGGTTAGTAACTATGGACTGAGCTGCCGTTGACTCATCCTCTTTGTTGGATGAAGGAGAGCAAAGGAGAGGAACAGGAAAGATATGAAACGGAGCTTCTGCATTTTAACTAATGAGAAGCTAAccaatggggaaaaaacaaacactaaaatGCATGCTGGCTTTCCATGATAGGGACCCTTGACCCTCCTGCCTGTTTTGAGCTTCTGCTAAATCATCCATGTCTTCCCAGATCACTGCCTCCCCAGGATCCACAGCTGCAGTTATTGTGCTTACTAAGTCGCCTATGAGACTTTGTTTTTGATTAAAAGCAAACTCTTTTAGGGGACTGTATTCAATCCTGCCTTTCCAAATAGATTTTATcaatcaagttttattttttcccattttccaaataatgtgtgcatgtccactgagttagtggcTGTCCACACTCACAGAAGTCATACATTTAATCATCCAAGTAGCTCCAGAATGAGAGAAGTACCCCTTTTCCATCAGCAGCCATATTCTCCTGAAAGAAAAGTGGGGAATGAGAGAGTTAAGTCTTgggtaggttgataaggagtccaggGCCCCAGAAAAGGAGGAAGGGGTCTGGAGCCCTCAAGGGGGAGAATGGGGTCCGGGTCCCTcgagaaggagaaaaggacaaactttttccCTACATTCCTTTGTttagtcacataaaactttttttttttttaagcccagagctaaagATTACATGACAAAACAACATATCTtgctcaatcagttcagttgctcagtcgtgtctgactgtgatcccatggactgcagcatgccaggcctccctgtccatcaccaactcctggagtccatccaaacccatgtccattgagtcggtgatgccatccaaccaccttaatctctgtctttcccttctcctcctgccttcaatcttttccagcatcagggtctttcccaatgagtcagttcctcgcatcaggtggccaaagtattggagtttccagcttcaaataaatattcaggactgatttcctttagatttgactggtttgatcttgctgtccaagggattctcaagagtattctGAAACAtcacatggtccactggagatgggaatggcaaaccagttcagtattcttgccttgagaaccccatgaacagcaagaaaatgcaaaaagatatgacactgaaagatgaactccccagctcagtaggtgtccaatatactactgcagaagagcagagaaattgctccagaaagaatgaagaggctgagccaaagtgaaaacaatgcccagctgtggatttgactggtgatggaagtaaagtgtGATGCTCTAAAGAAtgatattgcgtaggaacctggaatgttaggtctacgaatcaaggtaaattggaagtggtcaaacaggagatggcaagagtgaatgttgacattttaggaatcagtgaactaaaatggactggaacgggcaaatttaactcagatgaccattatatctactactgtgggcaagaatccatgagaagaaatggagtagccctcatagtcaacaaaagagtctgaaatgcagtacttgggtgcagtctcaaaaatgacagaatgatctctgttcgtttccaaggcaaaccattcaatatcacagtaatccaagtctatgctctaaccagtaactctgaagaagctgaagttgaatgtgtctatgaagacctacaagactgtttagaactaacactcaaaaaagttgtccttttcatcataggggactggaattcaaaagtaggaagtcaagaaacaccaggctgctgctgctgctgctaagttgattcagccgtgtccgactcgtaacaggcaaattgggccttggagtacaaaatgaagcagggcaaaggctaacagagttttgccaagagaacgcactggtcatagcaaacaccctcttccaacaacacaagagacaactctacatgtGGACCCCATCAGATAATCAGTTCTGAAatctgattacattctttgcagccaaagatgaagaagctctatacagttagcaaaaacaaaaccaggagctgactgtggctcagatcatgaactccttattgccaaattcagacttaaattgaagaaagtatggaaaaccactagaccattcaggtacgacataaatcaaatcccttacaattatacagcaaaagtgacaaatagattaaagagaCTTCATCTGATAGAcggtgtgcctgaagaactatggacggagatctgtaacattgtacagaaggcagtgatcaaaaccatcccaaggaaaagaaatgcaaaaaggcaaaatggttgttgaagaggccttacaaatagctgagaaaagaagagaagtgaaaggcaaaggagaaaaggaaaaatatactcatcaaaatgcagagttccaaagaatagcaaggagagttaagcaagccttcctcagcaatcaatgcaaagaaatagaggaaaacaatagaatcagaaaacaatagaacagggtAGAAAGAATGCCCGCTTCCTAGTTTTAGCAAGGTGTTGCATACGTTTTCAATGCAAAGCAAGGCATTATATACTTTTCCAATGAAAAGCAAGACGGAATAtacttgatcagtgcaaagaaataggggaaaacaatagaatgggaaagactagaggtctcttcaagaaaattagagatatcaagggaacatttcatgcaaagatgggcacaataaaggacagaaatggtatggacttaacagaagcagaaaatattaagaggtggcaacgatacacagaagagctatacaaaaaagatcttcatgacgcagataaccatgatggtgtgatcattcacctagagccagacatcctggagtgtgaagtaaagtgggccttaggaagtatcactgaacaaaactagtggtgatggaattccagttgagctatttcaaatcttgaaagatgatgactggtttgatcttgctgtctaagggattctcaagagtcttcagcactgcagttcaaaaccatcaattcttcagcgctcagcttcctttatggtccaaccctcacatccatacatgactactggaaaaagcatagctttgactagacagaccttagtcagtaaggtaacatctctgctttttaatatgctgtctaggtttgtcataacttttctccattAGCCTCCTATCCTTATCTGTTAGAGGGCagtcagaatgaaaaccacaatcacagtagtcacgtatggatgtgagagttggactataaagaaagctgagggctgaaaaattgatgcttttgaactttgttgttggagaagactcttgagagtcccttggactgctgctgctactgctaagttgcttcagtcgtgtccgactctgtgtgaccccatagacagcagcccaccaggctcccccgtccctgggattctccaggcaagaacactggagtgggttgccatttccttctccaatgcaggaaagtgaaaagtgacagtgaagtcgcccagttgtgtctgactcttagcaatcccatggactgtagctcaccaggctcctccatccataggattttccaggcaagagtactggagtggggtgccaa
It contains:
- the S100A7 gene encoding protein S100-A7 isoform X1, with the translated sequence MSSSQLEQAITDLINLFHKYSGSDDTIEKEDLLRLMKDNFPNFLGACEKRGRDYLSNIFEKQDKNKDRKIDFSEFLSLLADIATDYHNHSHGAQLCSGGNQ